AGCTTTTCGAGAGCCGATTCAACAGCATCTTGACCACCAAGAAGCAACCGGGTCACGATTTCCGGGTCGGTCTCGAACCGGGCAGCTTCGAACTCCTTCCGGGCGTTCTCTCTCAGTATGTCTCGCCACAGGAAGCCCCGCGAATCGGTCCACGTGAAGAACCGGGAAGCCCTGAGGATGTCCCTGTAGAGACTCAGTGCCTCGCGCCGAGTGCTGGTGAGTCGGCGACGATTTAGCAACTCGGCCTCTTCGTCGTCAAGGATAGGTTTTTGTTCCTTCGCCAAGTGACGGTCCAAGAGCTCTTCAAGGGTGTCAGGTCCGTTATGCAGGAGCCGGCGGATACAAACGACGTCGCAGCGAGCTATGAGGTTTTTCAAAGGAATCATCGATACGCTTCGCCATTTTTGCAGCTTCGTAATGGCTAtcattctcactctctctctctctctctctctgattgcGTTTTGAGCGACAGTGTGTGATtcatgtggcattttttttttttttttttggttgagaatccGATTAATGTGGCTTTTGGAGAAATATGTTGGGCTATTAGGCTGGATGGGCTTATATATCAGTGTATGTAATGAGTGCTAAACATGTACCAATATATATCTAGCATGAGTGATATGCAAAACATGACAAGTGAATAAGTGTGTGCATCAAGTGTGTATATGTGATGCATAATCAAGGCATGACTAACCACATTTGGatcaaagtgtgtaaaacaaaaaaccaatgatcaaaacatgataaacatatACAATCATAGTAatccccaaagtttggtactcatcagagtccaaaacaacaccaaaatgtcatttgggcattttatgAAACACTTGGTATGAATCAACACAAACAACAtgtaaacaatgcatgaacatgtgtaaatcttgcctaaatacatgttaaaatgccaCAAGGAGCCAACACAAAGACAAACCAAGCAAATGGGACATATCCcaatcaagaaattgaaaaaaatttcaccaaacttaaattttcccaaccctatttttttcaaaaaaatgaccCAACTCATGCAAAACCTATAATCTAAGGCATAATCTtaagaaataaagagaaagaaattatCAAACATACCTTAAAGATGATTTTGAGAAGATTTATCTTGAgttttggttgggtttttggGAGAAAATAGGTTTAGGGTTGAGAGAGGCTCGAGGGAGGCAAAGGGCTTATGTTTGAAAAACTGTCATGATTAGCCCttcaaaactgaaaacatgcgtTTTTTCGGGATAAATTCTTGCGAAGTTACTTGCGAAAAATGCTACTGAAGCATAAAACTTTTTGCGAGTAAGATTTACTCGCAAAACAGTCGCAAGACAGTCGCAAAAGTTTCTGTATGaaaattttggtgttttcattTTTACCTATCTCATTTTCGCAGGAATAGCTTACTCGCGAGCTTCTCGTGAAAATGCGTAAGAGTTTTTGatttaatacattaaaaatgcaatatgaacaaaaactcaaaacacaaaagtataaaaacactttcaaaaacatataaaatactcaaaaatctttttgggtttgatcaacAAGCAATTGAGTATATACATtacatttgaacatgtacaatcatacaaatgaaataagcatttaTTGAACAAtagacttgtgtgttgtgtgtgtgtatcaaatgtgAAAAGTCCTTAGTCAAAAgtgaagtttcaatgatcaattcaatcaaatcATACATAGccagtactaagtcaagtgatctatctcaattatagaaatgaacatatatgacatcccacaagaaaatgattacatatcttTAAAGCTTTTCTTTTGGCTTCTTTCAACTCATAACTTTTGATCATTCTCGAACAATACAACTCATTTTAAGAtcgatgcttgaaatttttgatatttcaattttgagattaagcctttggctttttggcaccatacatttcaatacaagttgtttttcctttttcctagtcaaatactagtatgtgcgacggcttttgTAGCTTattatctcttttcgagatttgacattAGTTGAGCaataaagcaaaaacataaaaggtgGAAAGATATATAgacacaagtctatgcatgtatgtatcaaaaccaacaagactattgactaatcattcatgacaaactTAAAGATTGACTTACaccaatcacacatagatttcaagatttttcccacaaagataaatgtgcatacataacaagctaagctcgtaattGCACTAtgccattagtacgaaggtactTGGCCAAACTCATATGTGATAAACacaacacaagcgatcaaaatttttgaagatttttcaatttttacggtttttgaatttttcaacacactaaaaaactaaacaggtaaagtaagatcaacaaaaacaacaagtacaaaaacttgaaaagaaacatgctagaaacCGAAAGCAATGACACCAGAAGATTATGTATATCATGATGCATGAACCTATGACCCTAAACATtggaagtattaatgcatggGCATAGAGAGTGatcatgcatgagtacccttcttcacccacactttaCGAGTGTTTTAGGTGATATCCTTAGATTGAAGGGTACGACCAACATAAATTTTAAACCTCAGGgtgaagctagcaaggcatagTGAGATGTTCCTCAACATTTCCATAACGTCACCAATGAGTTGTCCCTCACTTTCACCTTTAGCTTGTGCTCCCTTTGGtattctttttgaattttcttggcCACGCATAGAATCAGCCTTCTTGAGTGCATGAAGCTTAAAGCAATTTGGCCTTGTGTGCCCTTGCATGCCATAATGATGACAACATTGCTTCACTTGAGGTCCCCTTTGATTTTGGGCTAATGACTTCCCTTTATGCTTTGGTTATGCACCAATGGTTCTCTTTGCAATGACAAGGGTCTCAATCTTAGGCTTCACCTCTTTGAGTTTCTCAATATTCTTGGCTGATACGAACCTCACCTCCTTTTTGGGTTTGCTGCTAGATCTTCCTTCATCGATATAGCCCAAACCGGTCTTATCATGAGAAGATTTTTGTGAAGATAGCAcactgtcaagtttcttggtggaaaTGCACTCAACCTTGACATTTGCTTGACTAATTTCAAGttcaaaaaacttgattttagaaTAGGCTTCCAGGAATTCTCCCTTAAGCCCTTCTACTTTACACTTCGCTTCCTTAAGTTGCACAAGGGTGCacttatgctcttcttcaactttcttcatctttttcacGGCACTATTTGCAACCTTGGCGTATTTTCCACAATCTTCTGGCAAAGCATCGTAGACCTCTTGAAGATTCTTCTCACCTTCATTGAGGCACACATCCTCACCATACAAACCTTCAAATTCTTCACTATCTGAATGCACACCAAGCTCATCAACCAAATTGCTTAAATCATCCTTAGAGTTAACACCATAAAGGCCATATAATTCCATCACTATCACACTCTTCTTCCGTGTGTGAATTTGACCTTTTCTGAGTCTCTAAGGGTAATGGCAAACACTTTACCCTTCCCTCTCAAATAGTTGGGACATTCCTTCTTGAGATGTCCATGACCGTTGCATTCGTAGCACATGATCCCTTGAAGGGATTGAGaatccttcccatctttcttcttgaactccatCCTATCACCTTTGGAGGATGAGAACTTCCCTTTGCTAAAAGACTTCCTACTGTTTTTCATCTTAAGAAATTTCTggaagttctttgcaaggaacACTACCTCCttctccacatcatcttcttcggaGGAGTCATCCATTTTGTCGTTGATGGTTTTAAGAGCAAGTGATTTACTTAGCTTATGGGAAGACAGTCCGAGCTCAaatgtttggagagatccaatgagttcttgaatcttgatctcatccaaatttttgctttcttttataTCTGTGACCTTTGCATGGAAGCTCTCCAATAAGGACCTTAAAAcctttctcaccaccttagcatccTCAATCTTCTTTCTGAGATTGAGCTTGGAAATCACGATCTCATTGAGCTTCccatagaatgaatcaaatgactcatcgtcACTCATCTTGAGCTCCTCAAATCGGGTAGTGAGCATTGGAGCTTTGTGTCCTTGACTTTCTTGGTACTTTCATAGGTAGTCTCAAGAACTGTCCAAGCTTCCTTGGTAGTCTTCACATGAGATATCCTGTGAAATTCATCAGTAGACACACtacaaaaaatagcattaattgCTTTACTATTGGTATTTGCCAAAGCAAGAGCTGCCTTATCCCATTCGAATTTGGCAGTAGTGAGTCTTTCATACCCAAGCTCGATGGAATCTCATACTGTCTCATCTATAGCACAAATGAATGCCCTCATATGGACTTTCCAAAACTCATAGTTGCTCCCATCAAAGAATGGTGGGGCATTAAGCGATTTCGATTGATCCATCACAAAAGGCGTTTAGGAttgcacttaggtaatgaaaccacaacaagtgcaccTACGCTGATACGAAATGAAAGGTCAGATTTGtgctaaaacacaagagctgtttagacctcCAAATTAAAGGATTACGACTTGattgattttactttaacttaactaagtgcagaatagagtaaatgcgagcgaacaaataataaaactactctaagtcatattcatcatatatcaacaataaaatgaaagctaaaagagtagggacgAGAGATGtgaacacaagataacacgatgttgtgttatcgaagaggaaaccaaagaacacAACGAAAAACCTTTatgccgccctccaagcagtaaatcgatccactagacaataaattagaatacaaaaatagcaagagaccctccaagcctaatctacccaatgcacttaagccctctaagctcctactCCGACAAGGCTTCTCAGAATCGTTtcttgtctagcttttcggatcctgcaattcagcccgattgcatTCGCCAAAACTttgcttcttccaatacttctcagcagcaccaaaatctcactttacacttagaatgggtgtggtaagtgtttgggctatcaacctttcaaggatatggatatggagaggtaggagtattAGGAAAACCATTgaggattgtgggtataacaatatCTAACTCTTAAGTGTGTATGCTAGGGGTTTTTCTCTGAAAAGTACTTCGTAtaatatgtgggtaatgtggGTATATATAATGTGGGTGAAGACATGGTGTAGTAGATatgccaaaatagcaaaacaaaatgttttactggaaggccttacccgcgaatTACTTGCGAAAACCATCTGTCACCAGTTGTCATGACTCtttgcattccagtcatgtgtctGCACGTGCTCACTTTGCAGGAGGGCTTCTCGCAAACTTCTCACAAAATCCACTTTGTCTTCAAGAGAATCTTGAGTCTTAatgctctctctcacacacaatccatacaatgaaatcccacataaaatacaggctaaacatgattgaacaaaattacaatcaaatttggcacggaattaaagccaacataaaacagttgtcaatcacaactttacaatacTTGAGATTGGATTGCATACATTTGTAAATAAGTTCATAAatcattatttataatttattaataatatgaatAATCCAATTTGTAGTAAGATATTGGTGAATCTATGTTTTATAATGTTCTTAaacatttaatatttatttcgGTTAGGCTTATGTATGGTGGCACTACCTAGttactacaatttttttaagacttTCCCCGTATTTTATTGCTCTTCTGCACTTTCTTCGTCTTCATCAAGATTACTCATGAGAATTAGAGATATAATGGATATGAGACGGGCATCAAATTCGGAGAAGATGAGAATCAGAGATAGAGAGCTTGTTATGCGACTATTGTTAATTAcattaaattgaaaacaataagaTAAAAATATAGAATGACTATCGTTAGTGTATTTGATTCCATAGTAAGATTGGGGTTAAATGAGAACTAGTGATTTTTAATAGAATGACAGAATGCGCATATATATCATTTCTAAGAcaaaaaagtacaatttttcaccataaataaactttatatatatactagtttcAAATTCATGTAATGCGTGAGAATAGATAATTACTTTGTAATTTTGATATAAGTATAATTTTTCTCCtagatttgttgaaaaaaatttgtttttcctaaaaattaagagaaatgttatgtcaacaataattttacaacctttccacaacaaatcatatgtaGCATTGTTATTGGttggcaaaaaagtaatttcagtgatatgtttaaattagaactGATAACAATTTACCAACTTTAACTTGTTGTGAAAACATTGTAGACATagcatttctaaaaaattaaaaaatttctaaaattattcttcatCTATTATgccattctattatttttgggtgtatttgattgatatttattcatttttaggTGGTTCATATTCCTCTAAATTATGTTATAGTACATtatgttttccaaattttttttctttacaactaaattttttaagtatcaaaaattttattcaaaattctcattctcttaaaagatattatcataataatcaacACTCATCACAAAAACACCTTTGATGTTAGTCAAATAACAGATAgacacattcaaatacatagccaagattgtgttttgatataaattcaaattctcacttTCAAATTAACTAAGTATTAgcttaaacaaaaattaaataaaaaaaataagaacgagaGAGAGGACTTGTGATAGGAAACTCAATTGAATTCATTTGATCTtcttcatattttatatatccaAATTCAATTTCTTCATATAACCAAACATACATCTTCGTGGGATTTCTCACATCCAATTAGTCTTCATGGCTTTTGAGGCTTTGTCCAAACTTGGATAACCATTCACCcagtctttgtttttttttttttttggttgtctatTGCTACCATATATAGTTTTAAACGTGTCCtttgatttaattttctctcCATTGAAATCAAATTTTGCAGTTTTGGCAAAGTCTTACAGCAAAGGCATCCCATAATACTATCTAAATTTGTTAccattcaaaaaccaaaaaaggtAACATATCTTGTACTAAGTTATGCATCTCCATTCATATCACAACTAATTTGTATATACAACAAAATTGATTTATGCTACACATATACAAAGGGAATCATTTATCCATAATGTGAATACATCACACAAATACACATAAGAGGTATCcatcaatggaaaaaaaaaaactcatccgtGATTAACGACCACATAAACTATAGAAGTAAGACCCCATTGTGATTCTTTTAATGTATTCTTCACCACGGCTTTGAGATTTTGGGAACCAATGTTGTTGGCACCTGATATCTTCGATGACACATCAccaacaaaattgaaagttcaaatagcaTATAAAATaccaatgaacgtttagactcccaatttcaaaattaccGACACAAGTTTATACctaaacaatatatgtgcggaataaTAGGTACAAGTAGAAacccaaacaaataaacaactctaaaccataattaatcacaaacatAGCAGCAATTAATggttaaagagtaagggaagagaaatgcaaacacaaggataaCACCGgcatgtgttatcgaagaggaaaacGAAGaattcggcgaaaaacctctccaccgccctccaagcagtaaaatgatccactagagaataaagttgtgatacatgaatagcaatagaccttccaagcctaatctacccgatgcacctaagccctccaaactTCTTGCTCTCACAGGGTTACGcctaaccttgtcttctctaactttctagatcccgcaataagctccatatttcatttgtcatcctcggcatcttccaatgcttcccaagctccaaaaacactctcaacacTTTGAATGAGTGTGGGTAGTGTTCGGGTACAGATCTCCTCTCAATGGGTATAACAAtgagagagggaaggagaagagattataaagatttctctctaagaatgagtagctcttTCTCTAATAATGTGGGTGTGTTGTAGAATCCTttcttagggtttttctctccaTAGGCTCCTCTTTCAGTACCTTatatttcgtgggtataaggatATTTATAATAGGGTATgaaaggaatgtgaaaagtcatttttctgcaaaacagggcattctggcgactcgGCCTCACGATTAGAACAAGTCACGAGTTTGAGTCGCAAGTTAACTGTCAGGCCAGATTAtactttttgtcttgtagtgctccagctgtcgTGACCTTTTAGCTTCCTGCATGCTTAACACATGTGACACTTTGGCAACTTGCCAGTTGTAAGTTAGTCGTGAGATCTAGTCGCGAGACTCCTTTTGAATGCACATAACTTgagtttcttcacactctctcacacacaacccttacattattcccacctaaatacagggtttctacatgctgaattacaagcaaattcgacatggaataaagccaacacatggttgattaaattcaaccttacaaaaaTTAATCTAGAAAACTTGAAGAATATGggggagaaaaataaataaataaataaataaataataaaagcctcACTTTAGTGGGATTTTCCAAATTTGTAGAAGTGAGGTAGAGCAATTGCAAATATATACAGACAACAACTCaataggttttttatttttatttttaatttggaattcaAATAGAGTAGTAATTGAACAGTTTTCATAACTACTTGATTGGGGAGAGGGAGAATCATAGAGTTGAAGgaaatttgattattattagaTTAGGTTTGATGAAATAATAAATGGAAAGTTTAAAAGTTAGGACATGTTAAATTaagaaatagagttttttttttttttttttgatgtgatagagataattgtgaaaatgttaatttgcaaaaggaatgaaaagaaaaagaaaaatagaaagttaGCGGGACCAATGATGTGAccgctgatgtggctcaacaagaACTTAGGaataataaatgttatgcttcaacttttagatatatatagaatatagataTGTGTGTTTTTGTTCCACAAAGACCTTTGCATTCAACGAGCAACCACTTCAGTGATTGTTAGATCATCAACTGAGCAAATTTCTAGCTGTAAAGCCTGTAATCTAGAGTCTTTTTTGTCGCCTTCATCTCTTTTCGTTGAAAAAGCAGGCCTTTTAGGATTTGTCACAACTATAGTTTCATTTTTTAGCATTGAGGAAACTTCCAACATTGATGGCCTGTCAATTGCATTTTCCTGAACGCATAAAAGAGCTATTTGCATGCATTGAATTAGCTTACATGATGAAGTTGTATCATCTAGAGTTGGATCCATAAATTCCATGCCTTTGCCTTCTTTCCATAGCTCATATGCCTGAAATATAGAATATTGACCATCATTTTGAAATGTGGAAATATATAATACACAACAAATGAAAACAAATTCAAGATTGGTTCTAGCAATGTTTGTTAAAGTAACTTACATACTCTAGGAGGTTTAGATTCTCATCCAAGCCATGACAACAAGCATTCCTCTTACCGCTTATGATTTGTAGAAGTAGAACTCCAAAGCTATAAACATCAGATTTAGTGGAGTATACACCCCTTCGGGCGTATTCAGGAGGAATATAACCACTGCATTGTTGAATTATCAAACAACATTGTTAATAACTTAACAAGAAATCATGGGCTATAAAGCTTTACCAGGTAGAGGTACTTACTATGTTCCAACAATCCGATTTGTGTTTGCTTCGTGTTCATCTTTCTTGAAAATTCTAGCCATGCCAAAGTCTGAGATCTTTGGCTTCATCTCTTCATCTAGTAAAATGTTACTAGATTTTAAGTCTCGGTgaattattatcattcttgagTATTCTTGGAGATATAGAAGCCCTTGAGTTACTCCTTCAATAATGTCAATACGTTTTTTCCAATCCAATAGGTCTCGTCTGATAGGGTCTATGACAAATTTCATATTATAACAATCAGTTATATAATCATATTGGGGCTAATAGAGCACTAAGATGTGAAAAATTGCATTTAACATATCTCAAATACTATAATTGGAAGCAGGAAAGATATCAGACCAAAGAGGTAGAAGTCCAAGCTTTTATTTGGCATGTACTCATAGATTAGCATTTGTTCATCACTTTCAATGCAAAATCCCAAAACTCGCACAAGATTTACATGTTGTAGTTTCGCGGTAAGCATAACCTCAGTCTTGAACTCCTCAAATCCTTGTGTAgatgtttttgaaagttttttcaCTGCTATCTCTTTTCCATTTGGTAACACACCCTGATGAAATATACACACTCTTATGATTGGTATTATTCATCCAAAAAGATACTGCAAGACATTTTCTACCCATGCTGATAAGAGTATTGCTAggacacaacatttttcataactcCAAACATGACTTATAAAGTTTATAAATGGCactacttttattatacacaaatcaaaacaaatcatattaacaattgtgaaaaatgttgtgtccCTAATCCTATTtggaaataaaatatgaaattggaaTTGTTTTCTAGATAGATTCTTGTTTCTGCTAATTACTTCAGTGTAAAAGATGTAGTAACAGTAGTTTACCTTGTAAACGGGGCCATAACCTCCCTCTCCGAGtttattttcaaatgaaaattttcttgtagCTGCCTCAATGTCATCTAAACTAAATACTTGCAGATTAGGAACATTGCTATTTGAATCTCCAGCAGCTGCTATGTTATTAGCTTTGGACTCTAATTTTTTAGCTATAACCACAATTCcgatatttaaaaaataagaataaaaagaagagcaaagcttaaaaatattaattcttAAATCAAGGGAATAATAAGTAATCCTTCTAACCATAGATGGGAACTGTAACAAATgtagttgagaaaaaaaaagttaccttTGGATCTGAGCTTTCTCGTTCGTAAGTAATACACTAAAAGGCATAGTAGGAGAGCAACGGTAGCAGTTGTAGTCAAAATGATCACTAATAATCGCCACTTGGGTCGTCCATTATTTGTTTGCTCTTGAGCTGACAATGCAATTCATTAACGTAACGAGAGATGAATATGTCATAGAAGATCTTGAAACAATGtcattcaaattttttcatttttgacaaCTTTAACAATGTGTTTGGAAATGCTGgaggagagaggaagagaagaaaatgagaagaaatGTAGTCATTTCCCTTTGGTCCACATGTTTGCAATCCACCCAAATTGGGTGGATTTGAAGGGAGAgaatggtttttaaaaaatggggCCCACAATGTAATACAATACAATATGGAGTTACACATTTGTCCATAAATGCACTTGCACTAGtaggtgtaaaatagaaaagtgcacaattttacatatttttgctcaaaatttACTCACATTAgtctatatatattactttaCATATCCAATATTGCTACAATAACTATGCAAATATACATGGTTAAGCTTTCTAAAtgattattttactttattttctctctcttcccctgCCCCTTTCTCCTTCACTTTCTCTTCAATCTAGCAACACCCTATCCTCTTCCTCCTCTACCTTCTCTTGAATCCAGCAACATGCTATGCAAGTCTATACAAATCATCACACTTATTCTAAATATAGATCCAAATTCATCAAACCCATATACAAATTCATATaaataatcaaacccaaattGCAAAAgaaggaggaaaagaagaagatgccGAAGAAGAAGTAGCAACAACAAATCAGCCCAAAATCACCACTTTCTCCGCCTAAATTCTTTGCTTTCTCCACCCAAAATCACTGCCCATAATCCAACccaaattgcaaaagaaaaagaagaagaagaagaagaagaagaaggagaacgagaatgagaagaaagagaggcACATTCagggaaaatagagaaaaggaaaagaagaagaaagagtctGTGTGTtcggagaaaaaaaaaaagagtgttaGGTGAGAGCAggtgtaaaataataa
This genomic stretch from Castanea sativa cultivar Marrone di Chiusa Pesio chromosome 1, ASM4071231v1 harbors:
- the LOC142632798 gene encoding uncharacterized protein LOC142632798; protein product: MPHESHTVAQNAIRERERERVRMIAITKLQKWRSVSMIPLKNLIARCDVVCIRRLLHNGPDTLEELLDRHLAKEQKPILDDEEAELLNRRRLTSTRREALSLYRDILRASRFFTWTDSRGFLWRDILRENARKEFEAARFETDPEIVTRLLLGGQDAVESALEKLAERHRQEIEKERRGG
- the LOC142621514 gene encoding uncharacterized protein LOC142621514 isoform X1; the protein is MMSKIIVVLFHILLYSELKPSNAQTWIKVGYWFSGSEFPISDINSALFTHLICAFADVNSSSYELSVSSTDEQYFSAFTNTVRQKNPSVNTLLSIAGGSANYTLLSNMVSKASYRKSFIDSSIKIARLYGFQGLDLCWVSANTSSDMTNTGLLFQEWRAAVNSEAKNSSKKELILTAAVQYSPDLDTVSFPVDSIRSNLNWVHVMAYDYHMPEWSEYTGAHAALYDPSSQVNTDYGIGAWIGKGLSASKLVLGLPFYGYAWTLKNPKDNAIGALATGPAISADGGAMSYKEIKNYVQRYRAAIMYNATYVVNYCTVRSSWIGFDDVEVVRIKVSYAREKKLLGYFVWQVPYDDNWVLSLAAQEQTNNGRPKWRLLVIILTTTATVALLLCLLVYYLRTRKLRSKAKKLESKANNIAAAGDSNSNVPNLQVFSLDDIEAATRKFSFENKLGEGGYGPVYKGVLPNGKEIAVKKLSKTSTQGFEEFKTEVMLTAKLQHVNLVRVLGFCIESDEQMLIYEYMPNKSLDFYLFDPIRRDLLDWKKRIDIIEGVTQGLLYLQEYSRMIIIHRDLKSSNILLDEEMKPKISDFGMARIFKKDEHEANTNRIVGTYGYIPPEYARRGVYSTKSDVYSFGVLLLQIISGKRNACCHGLDENLNLLEYAYELWKEGKGMEFMDPTLDDTTSSCKLIQCMQIALLCVQENAIDRPSMLEVSSMLKNETIVVTNPKRPAFSTKRDEGDKKDSRLQALQLEICSVDDLTITEVVAR
- the LOC142621514 gene encoding uncharacterized protein LOC142621514 isoform X2; this encodes MMSKIIVVLFHILLYSELKPSNAQTWIKVGYWFSGSEFPISDINSALFTHLICAFADVNSSSYELSVSSTDEQYFSAFTNTVRQKNPSVNTLLSIAGGSANYTLLSNMVSKASYRKSFIDSSIKIARLYGFQGLDLCWVSANTSSDMTNTGLLFQEWRAAVNSEAKNSSKKELILTAAVQYSPDLDTVSFPVDSIRSNLNWVHVMAYDYHMPEWSEYTGAHAALYDPSSQVNTDYGIGAWIGKGLSASKLVLGLPFYGYAWTLKNPKDNAIGALATGPAISADGGAMSYKEIKNYVQRYRAAIMYNATYVVNYCTVRSSWIGFDDVEVVRIKVSYAREKKLLGYFVWQVPYDDNWVLSLAAQEQTNNGRPKWRLLVIILTTTATVALLLCLLVYYLRTRKLRSKDDIEAATRKFSFENKLGEGGYGPVYKGVLPNGKEIAVKKLSKTSTQGFEEFKTEVMLTAKLQHVNLVRVLGFCIESDEQMLIYEYMPNKSLDFYLFDPIRRDLLDWKKRIDIIEGVTQGLLYLQEYSRMIIIHRDLKSSNILLDEEMKPKISDFGMARIFKKDEHEANTNRIVGTYGYIPPEYARRGVYSTKSDVYSFGVLLLQIISGKRNACCHGLDENLNLLEYAYELWKEGKGMEFMDPTLDDTTSSCKLIQCMQIALLCVQENAIDRPSMLEVSSMLKNETIVVTNPKRPAFSTKRDEGDKKDSRLQALQLEICSVDDLTITEVVAR